In one window of Deinococcus terrestris DNA:
- a CDS encoding ferredoxin: MPHVIVSPCIGVKDNACTEVCPVECIYDAGEMFLIHPDECIDCGACVPACPVSAIFPEEDVPAGETEFIVKNRAFFGL, translated from the coding sequence ATGCCTCACGTGATTGTCAGCCCCTGCATCGGCGTCAAGGACAACGCCTGCACCGAAGTTTGCCCCGTGGAGTGCATATATGACGCGGGCGAGATGTTCCTGATCCACCCCGACGAGTGCATCGACTGCGGCGCCTGCGTGCCCGCCTGCCCCGTCAGCGCCATCTTCCCCGAAGAAGACGTGCCCGCCGGGGAAACCGAGTTCATCGTCAAAAACCGCGCTTTCTTCGGCCTCTGA
- a CDS encoding sensor histidine kinase, translating to MRLTLRARLALTAGLATALAAVLVAVGLFVAVNRLLWVSQVEGLQNAASAVQVRVERALDESARSFGVGVLSSGGLERLADADAQTRGLELRLSGPGGQVQTPRFPAEVDTALPPDVYTLDGRLLAVRSLRGGGRLAVLSDAPVLTEARRAFTRALAWLLPLVLALAAGLGYAVAGRLLAPVRRLEGAARRIGAGGDLRSPLPGAGEGDELARLARTLEGAFGRVADARDREQDFVRAAAHDLRSPLAALTARVDATLTHDREPERYRAELRELGTDLTRLSTLTNHLLLLARDPAALSREAVPLRDLAAEAVDRARELSPEADVDLIAPQALTTYGDRVLLGQAVWNLTANALLHAPGAAVTVTVRPDGAGGAEVEVRDDGPGVDAATLARLGEAFYRPDASRTAGGHGLGLALARRAAEVHGGELRLWGAPGGGFTATLHLPARGGGGVVRSRA from the coding sequence ATGCGGCTGACCCTCCGCGCCCGGCTCGCGCTGACGGCGGGGCTGGCGACGGCGCTGGCCGCCGTGCTGGTGGCGGTGGGCCTCTTTGTCGCAGTCAACCGGTTGCTGTGGGTGTCGCAGGTCGAGGGGCTTCAGAATGCGGCGAGCGCGGTCCAAGTGCGGGTGGAGCGGGCGCTGGACGAGTCGGCGCGGTCGTTCGGGGTGGGCGTGCTGTCGTCGGGCGGGTTGGAGCGGCTCGCGGACGCGGACGCGCAGACCCGCGGCCTCGAACTGCGGCTGAGCGGTCCCGGCGGGCAGGTGCAGACGCCGCGCTTTCCCGCCGAGGTGGACACCGCCCTCCCGCCAGACGTGTACACGCTGGACGGCCGACTCCTCGCCGTGCGGTCCCTGCGGGGTGGGGGGCGGCTGGCGGTGCTCTCGGACGCGCCCGTGCTGACCGAGGCGCGGCGGGCCTTCACACGGGCGCTGGCGTGGCTGCTGCCGCTGGTGCTGGCGCTCGCGGCAGGGCTGGGGTACGCGGTGGCCGGGCGGCTGCTGGCCCCGGTGCGGCGGCTGGAGGGCGCGGCGCGGCGCATCGGGGCGGGGGGCGACCTGCGCTCGCCGCTGCCCGGCGCGGGCGAGGGCGACGAACTCGCGCGGCTGGCCCGCACGCTGGAGGGGGCCTTCGGGCGGGTGGCCGACGCCCGCGACCGCGAGCAGGACTTCGTGCGGGCCGCCGCCCATGACCTGCGCTCGCCGCTGGCCGCCCTGACCGCGCGGGTGGACGCCACCCTCACCCACGACCGCGAGCCCGAACGCTACCGGGCCGAACTGCGCGAGCTGGGCACCGACCTCACCCGGCTTTCCACCCTCACCAACCACCTGCTGCTGCTGGCCCGCGACCCGGCGGCCCTCTCGCGGGAGGCCGTGCCCCTGCGCGACCTCGCGGCGGAGGCGGTGGACCGCGCCCGCGAGCTGTCCCCCGAAGCCGACGTGGACCTGATCGCGCCGCAGGCCCTGACCACGTACGGCGACCGGGTGCTGCTGGGGCAGGCGGTGTGGAACCTCACCGCGAACGCCCTGCTGCACGCGCCGGGCGCGGCTGTGACCGTGACCGTGCGCCCCGACGGGGCAGGTGGGGCAGAGGTGGAGGTCCGCGACGACGGCCCCGGCGTGGACGCGGCGACCCTGGCCCGGCTGGGCGAGGCCTTTTACCGCCCCGACGCCAGCCGCACCGCCGGGGGGCACGGGCTGGGGCTGGCGCTGGCCCGCCGCGCGGCGGAGGTGCATGGGGGCGAGCTGCGGCTCTGGGGTGCCCCCGGCGGGGGGTTCACGGCCACGCTGCACCTTCCGGCCCGTGGGGGGGGCGGGGTGGTACGCTCTCGCGCATGA
- a CDS encoding magnesium transporter CorA family protein, protein MLTYYRSIGGKLQLADGYVDGGWIHVVAPTAEELARVSRETGLELDYLNYPLDPDERSRFEREDGQLLIIMQTSYRLGEDSDIPYDTVPLGILHTDHCLVTVCATENPVVNDVVNGLVRRVSTAKKNRLTLQLFLRNAQRFLIDVRQINKRVDAIEDRMETATRNKELMDLLKLEKSLVYFITGLKANEAMMERVKRDRIFEMYEEDSELLDDVLIENLQAIEMASIASNILTSMAGAFASVISNNVQEVVKVLTVTTILVAIPTLVTSIFGMNVPLPFQENPEALWIVLGIATALAGILAFLFYRWRVF, encoded by the coding sequence GTGCTGACCTACTACCGCAGCATCGGCGGCAAGCTCCAGCTCGCGGACGGCTACGTCGACGGCGGCTGGATTCACGTCGTCGCGCCCACCGCCGAGGAACTCGCCCGCGTGAGCCGCGAGACGGGCCTGGAACTCGATTACCTGAATTACCCCCTCGACCCCGACGAGCGCTCGCGCTTCGAGCGGGAAGACGGCCAGCTCCTGATCATCATGCAGACGAGCTACCGCCTGGGCGAGGACAGTGACATCCCCTACGACACCGTGCCACTGGGCATCCTGCACACCGACCACTGCCTCGTGACCGTGTGCGCGACCGAGAATCCGGTGGTCAACGACGTGGTGAATGGCCTGGTGCGGCGGGTCTCCACAGCCAAGAAAAACCGCCTGACCCTGCAACTCTTCCTCCGCAACGCCCAGCGCTTCCTGATCGACGTGCGCCAGATCAACAAGCGGGTGGACGCCATCGAGGACCGCATGGAGACGGCCACCCGCAACAAGGAACTGATGGACCTCCTCAAGCTCGAAAAGAGCCTCGTGTACTTCATCACCGGCCTCAAGGCGAACGAGGCGATGATGGAGCGCGTCAAGCGCGACCGCATCTTCGAGATGTACGAGGAAGACTCCGAGCTGCTCGACGACGTGCTGATCGAGAACCTTCAGGCCATCGAGATGGCGAGCATCGCCAGCAACATCCTGACCAGCATGGCGGGGGCCTTCGCTTCCGTCATCAGCAACAACGTGCAGGAGGTCGTGAAGGTGCTCACCGTGACGACCATCCTGGTGGCGATTCCCACGCTGGTCACCAGCATCTTCGGGATGAACGTGCCGCTCCCCTTTCAGGAAAACCCCGAGGCGCTGTGGATCGTGCTGGGCATCGCCACGGCGCTGGCAGGAATCCTGGCCTTCCTGTTCTATCGCTGGCGGGTGTTCTGA
- a CDS encoding MFS transporter: MTHRPDRLWTRDFILWWLGAAGSALGQALAGIALSFLVLKVSGSSGQMGVNLALTLAPMLLSPLAGALADRLPLRLPLMLGNVGRGLIQLAVGWAALQGTVTVEALHLAALLTGLITAFYQPASLGVLPRLVPAAHLPRATGLMQGTNQTLALIGLIGGGALVSHFGSAPALLLDGAAFLLFAALLAFVRFPARPERAERTSVGADLRAGLRYVRSQPLLTLLPLIVLVVNASLAPLEMLLPARMLALGAGAQGFGLFFGALTGGMAAGSLFLAALGPRVNPALLSVLGFAGLGAGFLALSLTGTAGQMYTVAVLTGLALAATNVGISLTFQTRVQPEFYGRVGSLLSMAGVAGMPLTLLALAPVADRVPVAALFAGVGAVCALGALVWAGALRRSPALPAPSAPSYPGA, encoded by the coding sequence ATGACGCACCGACCCGACCGACTCTGGACCCGTGACTTTATCCTGTGGTGGCTGGGCGCGGCGGGATCGGCGCTGGGGCAGGCGCTCGCGGGCATCGCCCTGAGCTTCCTGGTGTTGAAAGTGAGCGGGTCGAGCGGGCAGATGGGCGTGAACCTCGCGCTGACGCTGGCGCCGATGCTGCTCTCGCCACTGGCGGGGGCGCTGGCCGACCGCCTGCCGCTGCGCCTCCCGCTGATGCTGGGCAACGTGGGGCGCGGGTTGATTCAGCTCGCGGTGGGCTGGGCGGCCCTTCAGGGCACCGTGACCGTGGAGGCGCTGCACCTCGCCGCGCTGCTGACGGGGCTGATCACCGCCTTTTACCAACCGGCCAGCCTGGGCGTGCTGCCCCGACTGGTGCCCGCCGCGCACCTGCCCCGCGCCACCGGGCTGATGCAGGGCACGAATCAGACGCTGGCACTGATCGGGCTGATCGGCGGTGGGGCGCTGGTCTCGCACTTCGGCAGTGCCCCGGCGCTGCTGCTGGACGGGGCGGCCTTCTTGCTGTTCGCGGCGCTGCTCGCCTTCGTGCGCTTTCCCGCGCGTCCAGAGCGGGCAGAGCGCACATCGGTCGGGGCCGACCTGCGGGCGGGACTGCGCTACGTGCGGAGCCAGCCCCTGCTGACGCTGCTGCCGCTGATCGTGCTCGTCGTGAACGCCTCGCTCGCCCCGCTGGAGATGCTGCTGCCCGCGCGAATGCTCGCGCTGGGGGCGGGGGCACAGGGCTTCGGGCTCTTTTTCGGGGCGCTGACGGGCGGGATGGCTGCCGGGAGCCTGTTTCTCGCCGCGCTGGGGCCACGGGTGAACCCCGCGCTCCTGAGCGTCCTGGGCTTCGCGGGACTCGGGGCGGGGTTCCTGGCGCTCTCGCTGACGGGAACGGCGGGGCAGATGTACACCGTGGCGGTGCTGACGGGCCTGGCCCTCGCCGCCACGAATGTCGGGATCAGCCTGACTTTTCAGACGCGGGTGCAGCCCGAGTTCTACGGACGGGTCGGCAGCCTGCTGAGCATGGCGGGCGTGGCCGGGATGCCACTGACATTGCTGGCCCTGGCGCCCGTGGCCGACCGGGTGCCCGTCGCGGCTCTGTTCGCGGGGGTCGGGGCCGTCTGCGCCCTGGGGGCACTGGTCTGGGCCGGGGCGCTGCGGCGCTCGCCCGCTCTCCCCGCACCGTCCGCGCCGTCGTACCCTGGGGCATGA
- a CDS encoding response regulator transcription factor, producing MRLLFVEDDPRIAEPTLGALREAGYAATWRQTGPEGLEEALVGEYPLVVLDVMLPGMDGFEIARELRSAGSEAAILFLTARGELEDRVQGLDLGGDAYLVKPFAVPELLATLRALSRRERGAPSPRVTFAGGRGVLDTVARVVTWDGAEVAVTGREYALLEALALAPDRWFTREELLDRVWGPEFGGEARIVDVYVRYLRRKLAPEAVSSERGRGYRVER from the coding sequence ATGCGCCTGCTGTTTGTCGAGGACGACCCCCGCATCGCGGAGCCGACGCTGGGCGCCCTGCGCGAGGCGGGCTACGCGGCGACGTGGCGGCAGACCGGGCCAGAGGGCCTGGAGGAGGCGCTCGTCGGCGAGTATCCCCTCGTCGTGCTAGACGTGATGTTGCCGGGCATGGACGGCTTCGAGATCGCGCGGGAGCTGCGCTCGGCGGGGTCGGAGGCGGCCATCCTCTTCCTGACCGCGCGGGGCGAGCTGGAAGACCGGGTGCAGGGCCTTGACCTCGGTGGGGACGCCTACCTCGTCAAGCCGTTCGCGGTGCCCGAGCTGCTTGCCACCCTGCGGGCCTTGTCGCGGCGCGAGCGCGGAGCGCCCAGTCCGCGCGTGACCTTCGCGGGCGGGCGTGGGGTGCTGGACACGGTGGCCCGCGTGGTGACCTGGGACGGGGCGGAGGTCGCGGTGACGGGCCGCGAGTACGCGCTACTCGAAGCCCTCGCGCTGGCCCCCGACCGCTGGTTTACCCGCGAGGAGTTGCTCGACCGGGTCTGGGGGCCGGAGTTCGGCGGCGAGGCCCGCATCGTGGACGTGTACGTGCGCTACCTGCGCCGCAAGCTCGCGCCGGAGGCCGTGAGCAGCGAGCGGGGTCGGGGCTACCGGGTGGAGCGGTGA
- a CDS encoding NTP transferase domain-containing protein: protein MSHEQAAPAPQWSAVVLGGGDPGDPFAAAHGVSVKGLIPVAGEPMALHVLRALRGSGRVGRVAYVGPTTPEMDLLIDERVTDHGTLLSNLEAGVEALSARGLAPGERVIVATADIPLVTAAQLSDVLDAAPGDAALVYPVVPREECEAAFPGVQRTYARLREGSFTGGNVFLLDPRLVGEFLPRLREVLDARKAPLRLAALIGPGVLLRLLTRRLTVPELEGKVSAILGVKARALITGHAAIGTDVDKDADLALAERHLGAVGQS from the coding sequence ATGAGTCATGAGCAGGCTGCCCCCGCCCCGCAGTGGAGCGCCGTCGTGCTGGGCGGCGGCGACCCCGGCGACCCCTTCGCGGCGGCGCATGGGGTCAGCGTCAAGGGGCTGATTCCGGTGGCGGGCGAGCCGATGGCGCTGCATGTGCTGCGGGCGCTACGCGGCAGTGGGCGAGTGGGCCGGGTGGCCTACGTCGGCCCAACGACGCCCGAGATGGACCTTCTCATCGACGAGCGCGTCACCGACCACGGCACCCTGCTGAGCAACCTGGAGGCCGGGGTGGAGGCCCTGAGCGCCCGTGGCCTCGCCCCCGGCGAGCGCGTGATCGTGGCGACGGCGGATATTCCGCTGGTGACGGCCGCGCAACTCTCGGACGTGCTGGACGCCGCGCCCGGCGACGCGGCCCTCGTCTACCCGGTGGTCCCCCGCGAGGAGTGCGAGGCCGCCTTTCCCGGCGTGCAGCGCACCTACGCCCGGCTGCGCGAGGGGAGTTTTACCGGGGGCAACGTCTTCCTGCTGGACCCCCGGCTGGTGGGCGAGTTCCTGCCCCGGCTGCGCGAGGTGCTCGACGCCCGCAAGGCCCCCCTGCGCCTCGCCGCCCTGATCGGCCCCGGCGTGCTGCTGCGGCTGCTGACCCGCCGCCTGACGGTGCCCGAACTGGAAGGCAAGGTCAGCGCCATCCTGGGGGTGAAGGCCCGTGCCCTGATCACCGGGCACGCCGCCATCGGCACCGACGTGGACAAGGACGCCGACCTCGCGCTGGCCGAGCGGCACCTGGGGGCAGTGGGGCAATCCTGA
- a CDS encoding YkvA family protein: protein MILRLRRIWRDALTLLLALRDRRTPARARLAALAALAYALSPVDLLPEALPLLGVGDDLVVVPTVLALAARGLPPAVLADARARSGRLARRLPWLLPSLGLLFLAGVVGLGWALLRTLGG from the coding sequence GTGATCCTCCGACTGCGCCGCATCTGGCGGGACGCCCTGACGCTGCTGCTCGCCCTGCGCGACCGCCGCACGCCCGCACGGGCACGGCTGGCGGCCCTGGCCGCACTCGCGTATGCGCTGAGCCCGGTGGACCTGCTGCCCGAGGCCCTGCCGCTACTGGGCGTGGGCGACGACCTCGTGGTGGTGCCCACGGTGCTCGCGCTCGCGGCGCGGGGGCTTCCCCCAGCCGTGCTGGCGGACGCGCGGGCACGGAGCGGGCGGCTTGCGCGGCGCTTGCCGTGGCTGCTGCCCTCACTGGGATTGCTGTTCCTGGCCGGGGTGGTGGGGCTGGGGTGGGCCTTGCTCCGAACGCTGGGCGGTTAA
- a CDS encoding sulfurtransferase: MDYAKDVLVSTEWVAENLNREGIRLVEVDEDILLYETGHIPGAVKIDWQGDFWHPQEREFISAEELSALLGRLGLKPGDQIVLYGDKSNWWAAYAYWFLSYNGVQNLKLMNGGRQKWVAEGRELTTDVPSYEPTEYPALRRDESLRAYRDEVKAHIEAVRAGQGAMVDVRSPDEFSGKVTHMPNYPQEGVLRGGHIPGAANIPWARATNEDGTFKSADELKALYEGEGVTPDKDVIAYCRIAERSSHSWFVLRELLGYPKVRNYDGSWTEWGNAVGLPIEKTYSEA; this comes from the coding sequence ATGGATTACGCGAAAGACGTGCTGGTGAGCACCGAATGGGTCGCCGAGAACCTGAACCGCGAAGGCATCCGCCTCGTGGAAGTGGACGAGGACATCCTGCTGTACGAGACCGGGCACATTCCCGGCGCCGTGAAGATCGACTGGCAGGGCGACTTCTGGCATCCCCAGGAGCGCGAGTTCATCAGCGCCGAGGAATTGTCGGCCCTGCTGGGTCGGCTCGGCCTCAAGCCCGGCGACCAGATCGTCCTGTACGGCGACAAGAGTAACTGGTGGGCGGCCTACGCCTACTGGTTCCTGAGCTACAACGGCGTCCAGAACCTCAAGCTGATGAACGGCGGGCGCCAGAAGTGGGTCGCGGAAGGCCGCGAGCTGACGACCGACGTGCCGAGCTACGAGCCCACCGAGTACCCTGCCCTGCGCCGCGACGAGAGCCTGCGGGCCTACCGCGACGAGGTCAAGGCCCATATCGAGGCCGTCCGCGCCGGGCAGGGCGCGATGGTGGATGTCCGCAGCCCCGACGAGTTCTCGGGCAAGGTCACCCACATGCCCAACTACCCGCAAGAAGGCGTGCTGCGCGGCGGTCACATTCCCGGCGCGGCGAACATCCCCTGGGCGCGGGCCACGAACGAGGACGGCACCTTCAAGAGCGCCGACGAGCTGAAGGCCCTGTACGAGGGCGAGGGCGTGACCCCCGACAAGGACGTGATCGCCTACTGCCGCATCGCGGAGCGTTCCAGCCACTCGTGGTTCGTGCTGCGCGAGCTGCTGGGCTACCCCAAGGTGCGCAACTACGACGGCTCGTGGACCGAGTGGGGCAACGCGGTGGGCCTGCCCATCGAGAAGACGTACTCGGAGGCGTAA
- a CDS encoding sugar phosphate nucleotidyltransferase, producing MKAVILAAGRGRRLLPLSAGRPKPALPIAGVSLLARGVRALRAAGVGEIAVVTSPAHEAELREAACQEGPLTYLHQHEPRGTGHAALTARDFFGGEAGVVYLGDNLFTDPLGPLLAALAGADAVLAVKQVPDPRAYGVATVREGWLTGLHEKPAEPLSDLAACGVFAFQPHVLDEVARLEASERGEIEFPQALARVVAGGGRVRAVPLGGYWADAGTPHDLLTAGAHVLAGLSPRVDGEVEGSTLSGTVVVEAGAGVHGSHVTGPVWIGSGASVRGCVLGPNVSVGSGAVLEGATLRDSLIDEGARVLHPSRPLSHAVIGRRATVTAPTGDGVQLTLGDHSVLRV from the coding sequence ATGAAAGCCGTGATTCTGGCCGCCGGGCGCGGTCGCCGTCTGCTGCCCCTGAGTGCGGGGCGGCCCAAGCCTGCGCTGCCCATCGCGGGGGTGTCCCTGCTGGCCCGTGGGGTGCGGGCGCTGCGGGCAGCGGGGGTCGGCGAGATCGCGGTGGTGACCAGCCCCGCCCACGAGGCCGAGCTGCGCGAGGCGGCCTGCCAGGAAGGCCCCCTGACCTATCTGCACCAGCACGAGCCGCGCGGCACCGGGCACGCGGCGCTGACCGCCCGCGACTTTTTCGGGGGCGAGGCGGGCGTGGTGTATCTGGGCGACAACCTGTTCACGGACCCGCTTGGCCCACTGCTCGCCGCGCTCGCCGGGGCCGACGCGGTGCTGGCCGTCAAGCAGGTGCCCGACCCCCGCGCCTACGGGGTGGCGACGGTGCGGGAAGGCTGGCTGACCGGCCTGCACGAGAAACCCGCCGAGCCCCTGAGCGACCTCGCCGCCTGCGGGGTCTTCGCCTTTCAGCCCCACGTGCTGGACGAGGTCGCCCGGCTGGAGGCCAGCGAGCGCGGCGAAATCGAATTCCCGCAGGCCCTCGCGCGGGTAGTGGCGGGGGGCGGGCGGGTGCGGGCCGTGCCGCTGGGCGGCTACTGGGCCGACGCGGGCACGCCCCATGACCTGCTGACGGCGGGAGCGCATGTCCTCGCGGGCCTCTCGCCGCGTGTGGACGGCGAGGTCGAGGGCAGCACCCTGTCGGGCACGGTGGTGGTGGAGGCAGGCGCCGGGGTCCACGGCTCGCACGTCACCGGGCCGGTGTGGATCGGCTCCGGCGCGAGCGTGCGCGGCTGCGTGCTGGGGCCAAACGTCAGCGTGGGATCGGGGGCGGTGCTGGAGGGCGCGACCCTGCGCGACTCCCTGATCGACGAGGGGGCGCGGGTGCTGCACCCCTCACGGCCCCTCTCGCACGCGGTGATCGGCCGCCGGGCCACCGTGACCGCGCCGACTGGCGACGGGGTGCAACTCACGCTGGGGGACCACAGCGTGCTGCGGGTGTAG
- a CDS encoding SufE family protein has product MTDAAPPLPEKLQEIVSLFKSAPKPLRLQALLEYSKKLPPLPEKYVEHPEFLQPVPECASPFFLVTEKTEGGGVNMYFKVPEEAPTVRGYAGILHEALQGESPETILNIPDQFYMDMGLTELITPMRLRGMGAILMRLKNEVREGA; this is encoded by the coding sequence ATGACCGACGCGGCCCCCCCCCTTCCCGAGAAGCTCCAAGAGATCGTGAGCCTGTTCAAGTCCGCGCCCAAGCCGCTGCGCCTTCAGGCCCTGCTGGAATACAGCAAGAAACTGCCGCCCCTGCCCGAGAAGTACGTCGAGCACCCCGAGTTCCTCCAGCCGGTGCCCGAGTGCGCCAGCCCCTTTTTCCTGGTTACGGAGAAGACCGAAGGCGGCGGCGTGAACATGTACTTCAAGGTGCCGGAGGAAGCGCCCACCGTGCGCGGCTACGCGGGCATCCTGCATGAAGCCTTGCAGGGCGAGTCGCCCGAGACGATCCTGAATATCCCGGACCAGTTCTACATGGATATGGGCCTGACCGAACTCATCACGCCGATGCGCCTGCGCGGCATGGGCGCGATCCTGATGCGGCTGAAGAACGAGGTGCGGGAAGGGGCTTAA
- a CDS encoding GNAT family N-acetyltransferase yields the protein MELRGQELTVTLRSLRPGDEEAAVRWAADPEFCRAAGWTVGLAGRVVRRHWQGIIAGTAPDFRRLGVEYGGRLVGYVDLAGLSVVSGEFGIALGERALWGRGVGTRAGRLLLAHAFDDLGLHTVTAEVHRPNLPSHALMRRLGFREVGEGGPDEYRGERVPTVWYALGREDWAKLSP from the coding sequence CTGGAGCTTCGGGGACAAGAACTGACCGTCACCCTGCGCTCCCTGCGTCCCGGCGACGAGGAAGCCGCCGTGCGCTGGGCCGCTGACCCCGAGTTCTGCCGGGCGGCGGGCTGGACCGTCGGGCTGGCTGGGAGGGTGGTGCGGCGGCACTGGCAGGGCATCATCGCGGGAACGGCCCCAGACTTCCGGCGGCTGGGGGTGGAGTACGGTGGACGGCTCGTCGGCTACGTGGACCTCGCAGGCCTGAGCGTCGTGTCGGGAGAGTTCGGCATCGCCCTCGGAGAGCGGGCGCTGTGGGGCCGGGGCGTGGGCACGCGGGCCGGACGGCTCCTGCTCGCGCACGCTTTTGATGACCTCGGCCTGCACACCGTGACCGCCGAGGTCCACCGCCCCAACCTGCCCTCGCACGCCCTGATGCGGCGGCTGGGCTTCCGCGAGGTGGGTGAGGGCGGACCGGACGAGTACCGGGGCGAGCGGGTGCCGACCGTGTGGTACGCGCTGGGACGGGAGGACTGGGCTAAGCTCTCCCCATGA
- the rdgB gene encoding RdgB/HAM1 family non-canonical purine NTP pyrophosphatase, translating into MRVVVATGNAGKVREIGAALSGLGWALEGLGGLPLPEETGATYEENAALKACAASLTTRLPALADDSGLEVEALGGQPGVYSARFGGRSSDLERSLYLLEQLRRAPTRRAKFVSVIVLAYPDGHVESYRGELPGTLLEGPRGEHGFGYDPLFVPDGETRTLAEMTLEEKQAISHRGRALAALREAHRNGPPPREVKRAE; encoded by the coding sequence ATGCGGGTGGTCGTGGCGACTGGCAACGCAGGCAAGGTGCGCGAGATCGGCGCGGCCCTCTCTGGCCTGGGGTGGGCTTTGGAGGGCCTCGGCGGGCTGCCCCTCCCCGAGGAGACGGGCGCCACCTACGAGGAAAACGCGGCCCTGAAAGCCTGCGCCGCCTCCCTGACCACCCGCCTCCCTGCCCTGGCCGACGACTCGGGGCTGGAGGTGGAAGCCCTGGGGGGGCAGCCCGGCGTCTACAGCGCCCGCTTTGGGGGACGCAGCAGCGATCTGGAGCGCAGCCTCTATCTCCTAGAGCAACTGCGCCGCGCCCCCACCCGCCGCGCCAAATTCGTCTCGGTGATCGTCCTCGCCTACCCCGACGGCCACGTGGAAAGCTACCGGGGCGAGCTGCCCGGCACGCTGCTGGAAGGCCCGCGCGGGGAACATGGCTTCGGCTACGACCCCCTCTTCGTGCCCGACGGCGAAACGCGCACCCTGGCCGAGATGACCCTAGAGGAAAAGCAGGCCATCAGCCACCGGGGCCGGGCACTCGCGGCGCTGCGGGAAGCGCACCGCAACGGACCGCCGCCGCGCGAGGTGAAGAGGGCAGAGTAA
- a CDS encoding IclR family transcriptional regulator: MLSLQKAASILGAFSAEQPEWGVRALAAHLGVPRATAHAYLAGLTGAGFLRRTPAGRYRLSWHIAEMGAHLTSALPWFPDARALITRLALEVRAVAFLCILEGEEVVCAIRERHPDADIDLPLDIYLPATATASGKILYAYGDVQPREFAACTVNSITTPDEWRTELGRVRRRGYAYSIEEWIPGQCTLGVPYQHGGQVVAAIGVQMSAQRYLREERAIRERVLGIVREAEGLH, translated from the coding sequence GTGCTCTCCCTTCAGAAAGCGGCCAGCATCCTGGGGGCCTTCAGCGCCGAGCAGCCCGAGTGGGGGGTGCGGGCACTCGCGGCGCACCTCGGCGTGCCTCGGGCCACGGCCCACGCCTACCTCGCCGGGCTGACCGGGGCGGGCTTTCTGCGCCGCACCCCGGCGGGGCGATACCGGCTGTCGTGGCACATCGCGGAGATGGGCGCCCACCTCACCTCGGCGCTGCCCTGGTTTCCGGATGCCCGCGCCCTGATCACCCGGCTGGCGCTGGAGGTGCGGGCGGTGGCCTTCCTGTGCATCCTGGAGGGCGAGGAGGTCGTGTGCGCGATCCGCGAGCGTCACCCCGACGCCGACATCGACCTGCCGCTCGACATCTACCTCCCGGCGACCGCCACCGCGAGCGGCAAGATCCTGTACGCCTACGGCGACGTGCAGCCGCGCGAGTTCGCCGCCTGTACCGTGAACAGCATCACCACCCCCGACGAGTGGCGCACCGAACTCGGCCGGGTGCGGCGCCGGGGCTACGCCTATTCCATCGAGGAATGGATTCCGGGGCAATGCACCCTGGGCGTGCCCTACCAACACGGCGGGCAGGTGGTCGCCGCCATCGGCGTGCAGATGAGCGCCCAGCGTTACCTGCGCGAGGAGCGGGCCATCCGCGAGCGCGTGCTGGGCATCGTGCGCGAGGCCGAGGGGCTGCACTAG
- a CDS encoding helix-turn-helix domain-containing protein, translating into MFPARTATARQAALLLDPALDPLLSALARAGEGGVGAADLARRAGTPLSTTHARLERLRAAGVVVEVGQRTRSGRPVRLYCLPLPWQIPFEVTPAAGLRELLGGGFERRLRGHLDQLAGRMDVLGERWSMTLDCSESGELLHIFGHDGGGGHPLPPEPLLASGADLRLTTARAGELQRRLWELLEEYSHAQDSGEVPTWSVTMLLTPEIGDGG; encoded by the coding sequence ATGTTCCCGGCCCGAACCGCCACCGCCCGGCAGGCGGCCCTACTGCTCGACCCGGCGCTCGACCCTCTGCTTTCGGCGCTCGCCAGGGCGGGGGAGGGGGGCGTGGGGGCCGCCGACCTCGCCCGGAGGGCAGGCACGCCGCTCTCGACCACCCATGCCCGGCTGGAGCGCCTGCGGGCCGCCGGGGTGGTCGTGGAGGTGGGACAGCGGACGCGATCTGGCCGTCCGGTGCGGCTCTACTGCTTGCCGCTGCCCTGGCAGATCCCCTTCGAGGTCACGCCCGCCGCTGGCCTGCGCGAGCTGCTGGGCGGCGGCTTCGAGCGCCGCTTGCGGGGACACCTCGACCAACTCGCGGGGCGGATGGACGTGCTGGGCGAGCGCTGGAGCATGACCCTGGACTGCTCGGAGTCGGGCGAACTGCTGCATATCTTCGGGCACGATGGGGGTGGGGGTCACCCGCTGCCGCCCGAACCCTTGCTCGCCAGTGGGGCAGACCTCCGGCTGACCACCGCCCGCGCCGGAGAGTTGCAGCGGCGGCTGTGGGAGTTGCTGGAGGAGTATTCCCACGCCCAGGACTCCGGTGAAGTCCCCACCTGGAGCGTGACGATGTTGCTGACCCCGGAGATCGGGGACGGGGGGTGA